Genomic window (Arcobacter aquimarinus):
TCTAAGTTCCCTTCTATATCATTAGCAACCATTTATAAAAATATAAATGCAATGGTTGAAAAAGTTTTTCTATCTGAAGTTAAGTTACCAAATTCAAAATCAGTTTATGAATTGGTAAAAGTTGAACATGCTCATTTAGTTTGTTCTTCGTGTGGACATATTGAAGATATAATGCTAGATGCTTCATCTATTTTGGAAGAGGCTTCTAAAATTACTTCTTTTAAAATAGATTCTACAAACATAGTATTAAGTGGAATTTGTCCTAAATGTTCAAAATAGTCTAGTTTTAAACTAGGCTATTTTGTATTACTAATCCTAAAACTATCAACAACGCAATCCCTGCTGATTTATTATAAAGTTTATTTGCTGTTATAAATACTAACATTAATGTGGCTATGAAAGCTGCAGCTATATCAAAATAGTTACTAGAAAAATCAATATTAAGTGGATTTATAATTGCAGATAATCCTAAAACCATAGTGAAATTTGCCACATTTGAACCTATGATATTTCCTATTGCTAAATCAGCATTATTGTTTATAGCTGATTTAATAGAAATAGTAAGTTCTGGTAAAGATGTTCCAAAAGCTACTAAAAAAAGACCAATTATCCATTCACTAATTCCAAAACTTCTTGCAATATTTCCTGCACTATCAATTGCAAAATTTGCTCCAACAATTACAAAAATGAATCCAATTAGAAGTAAAACACCTGTTTTTAACCAGTTGAATTTTTCTTTTTTTAAATCTTCATCTATATCTTCTTCAAGAGAGTTTGAATTGATTAAAAACATAAGATATGCACCCATTAATAATAAAAATAAAATTCCATCAAACATAGATAATTTTCCATCAATTCCCATCAAAATAAATATTAAAATAGGAAAAAGTGACCAAGCTGAATCTTTTGCAAATAAATCTCTGTGTGGATTTATTTTTTTTGCAAGTAAAAAAACTAAACCTAAAACAAGTGAAATATTAAAAATAGTACTTCCAATTACATTTGCAACTGCAATATCAGCACTTCCTTTAGCTGATGCTGACATGGAAACAGCCATTTCAGGAAGACTTGTACCAACAGCTACTAAAGTAGCACCTATTACAAAACTTGAAATATTAAAATGAAGTGCAATTCTTTCACTCTCTTTTATTACAAAATCTGCTCCATATATAAGCCCTGCCATGGCGATTGTAAATATAATCAAATCCATTTTATGAATTCCTAACTATCAAACTATCTGGTAAATTAAATTTTTTTATTAATTCTTCTTCTTTATTTCTATGTTCTCCATTATCAACTTCATGGTCATATCCTAGAAGATGTAAAAGTCCATGAATAAATAATAATGAAAATTCCTCATCAAAACTATGTCCATACTCTTTTGCTTTTTCTTCCACAAAATCAGTTGAAATTACAATAGAACCTAAAGGCATATTATCAAAATCATATTCAAGAGGAAAACTTAAAACATCTGTTGCTTTATCTATATTTCTATGTTCTTTATTTAATTCTTGTATTTCATCATTTTTTACAACAAGAAGTTCTATATCTTTTTGTGTAAGTGAGTTTACAATTTTTTCTAAACCTAAAATATCAATTTCAAATTCAGTTTCATTATCTAAATCAATCATTATTAATCCATATTTAATTTGTGAAAATTATAACTAAAATTTAATAAGTTAAAGTGTATATTAATCTATTTAAAACATTAAGGAGAGAAGATGAGTTTAGAAATTGGTACGAAAGCAAGTATAGACTATAAAGTTCAATCAAAAGATTTAGCTGCAAATTTACAAATATCAAAAGAGGATGCATTTCCTGAAGTTTTTGCAACTGCTAGAATGGTTGCATTGATGGAATGTAGTGCAGCAAAAATGATGTTGCCTTTATTAAAAGAAGGAGAACTAAGTGTTGGTGTAGAAGTTAATATAAAACATTTAGCTCCTACTTTAGAAGAAGATATTGCTATTTCAACTGCAACTTTTGTTGGAATGGAAGGCAAACTTTACAAGTTTGAAATAGAAGTTGTTGATAGTGGTGGAATCATAGGAAATGGAACTCACACAAGAGCAATAGTTACAAATGAGAGATTAATGAGTGGCGCAAAAAAAAGAGTTGGAAAATAATCTTTATTAAAAAATGATAGAACTAAAATAGTTCTATCATTTTAAAGACACATACATTCTAAAATAATTCAATCATTTTAGAAACTTCATCAACTGCAAAAGTCTTAATATCAAGTTTCAGATTTGTTTTTTGGGCAATTACAGCTTTTTTCATGCCTTGAGCTTGTGCCTCTTTTAATCTTAAATCAATAGAATAAACATCTTTTATTTCACCAGTTAGGGAAACTTCACCTATAAATGCTGACTCTTTCGAAATAGGTCTATCTCTAAAAGAGGAAATAATTGCAGCAATTACAGCTAAATCAGCACTACTTTCTTTAATTTTTATTCCGCCACTTATGTTTATAAAAACATCATAATTATTTAGTGGTAAATCTATCTTTTTTTCAAGTAAAGCTAAAAGCATGGTAAGTCTATTTGCGTCAAATCCAGTGGCACTTCTTTTTGGATTTGGATAAGTGCTTTCAGTTACAAGTGCTTGAACTTCCAAAATTATAGCACGACTTCCCTCCATAACAACTGTAAGAGCAGAACCACTTTGGGCTTTACTTTTATCAAAAAATTTTGAAGCTATATCTTTTGCACTTATAAGTCCTTCTGCTGTCATCTCAAAAATACCAATTTCACTAGTTGAACCAAAACGGTTTTTAAAACCTCGAAGCATCCTAAGTTCTCTACTTGCTTCTCCTTCAAAATACAAAACAGTATCAACCATGTGTTCTAAAACTCTTGGACCTGCAATACTTCCATCTTTTGTGATATGTCCAATTATAAACATAGCAATATTTGACTCTTTTGCTTTTCTCATTAACTCAAAAGTAATTTCACGTACCTGAGAAACACTTCCTGGTGCTGATGTTAGATTTGATGAATAAATAGTTTGAATAGAGTCGATAATTACTACTTCATAATTTTGTCTCAAAAGTTCATCTTGAATCTCTTCAAGTTTTATTTCACTTAATAAAAAAAGTTCATCATGATTTGCTTCAAGTCTATTCGCCCTTAGTTTTATTTGTCCAGCACTCTCTTCACCTGAAACATAAAGTACTTTTTTACCTGATTTTGAGATACTTCCAGCAACTTTCAGTAAAAGAGTTGATTTTCCAACTCCTGGACTTCCTCCTATTAAAGTTAAACTTCCAGGAACAATTCCTCCTCCTAAAACTAAATCAAATTCATCATTAAATGAAGAAAATCTTGTAACATCATCTTGAACTATTTGTGTTATGGGTTTTGCTTTTGAACTTGTATTTATGATTTTTGATGAGTGTTTTAAAACTTCTTGTTGTTCTTGATTCAATTCTATGAATGAATCCCATGAACCGCAGTTTGGACATTTTCCAAGCCACTTTGTAGATTGTTCTCCACAATGTTGACACTCAAAAAGTGATATTTTCTTTTTTGCCATTTTATTTCCTAGCTGTTTTATGTTGTTATTATAATGAAAAAAGAATTATGCTTAATAAAATATTACACTTTGTAATATGAATTACAATACAATCTTAAATGAAAAAAATAAAACTATTCACAGATTCAAGTGTAAATCCTCAAAAAAAGATAGGTTTTGGAAGCTTTCTTCTTTTGGAAGAAAAAAATATCTCTTTTGAAGAGATGAAAAAAAACATAAAAATAAAAAAATTTGAAAATACATCTTCTACAAAACTTGAACTCCAAACTTTACTTTGGGCATTAGATGAACTAGATGATAAAAATATAATTATTGAAGTTTATACAGATTGTCAAAATATTATAGGTTTACAAGATAGAAGAGAAAAGCTAGAAAAAAATAATTTTCATTCATCTTCTGGAAAACTTATGAATAATCATGAGTTATATAAAGAATTTTTTGAAAAAGTAGATAAATTAAATATAAGTTTTTTTAAAGTTAAAGGGCATAAAAAAAATAGTTTAAAAGATAAAATAGATGATATCTTTAATCTAGTAGATAAAGCTTGTAGAAACGCTTTAAGAGAAGATATTGCTTATTTAAAATAAATAAGCAATATTTATCCCTCCCCAATTTTCTCTTTCACTTTTTCCGTTAATTCTTACAAATTTAGAATTTTTAAAGCTAAGAGATAAAACAAAATTTTCTAAATAGGTATCTAGTGATACAACTTGAACAATAGTATCTTTTAATTTGTCTAATTGATAAGATTTATCATAATTTGAAACATAAAAATAATCAGTATAAGAGTATGCTAAACCATAAGATAGTGACCAACCTAAGTTTTTGTTAGGTTTAGAATCAAGATTTAGAAGTTTGTTTTCATTTACTCCTAAAAATTTTCCAACAGTATTAAAATTATTTGGATAATTATTTCCATATCTTATCATAGAGCCAAACATTAAAGCTCTATTATAGTTTCCTACATCTATTTTAAAGTTATTTGTTAAATCCATTTTTCCATAAGAAAAATCATATTTAAAGGCTTTATAACCATAATCATAAGAGAAGTTATACAAAAAATCATCTTTTAATTGATTATTCCAACCTTTTGGTTCTTTTCCTCCTATTGCATTATGGAAAGACTTTTGAAAATTATCTGTATTTGTACTTCCTCCAACAGCACCTAAGGTTATTACATATTTGTGAAAAAAATCTTCTTCCCACTTATATAAAATAAAATCTAAAGTTGCAACTCCTGCATAAGGTAAATCACCTATAATTTTCTCTTTTTTATCCAAGTTATCAGGAGTAAATGCAAGATGAGAATAGGTCATTCCTAGTGTTTGATATTTTGTATCATTGTTAAAAGTAGGAATTTTAGAAATTAAATCAAAAAAACTATTGTTATATTTTGAAGAATCATTTGTATCTTTGTTAGTTAAATAACTAAAATAAACTCCATTTGTGTAGTGTTTATCTTCCCCATTTATTACATCATTTTCTATAAAAACTGAAAAAACTTCTGCATTTAGATTTAAAGCTAAAAAAGAAGTGAAAATAATTTTTGGAAATAATTTCATTGTCAAGCCTTTTATTGTAGTATTGCAATTATATAATAAAAAATTGGAAAAAATAAAATGATAATATATATTCACGGATTCGCAAGTAGTGGTTTTGGTTCAAAACCACAAAAATTTAAAGAGTATTTTGAAGATGAAATAATAACAATTTCACTTTCTACTATTCCAAATTTAGCAATTGATACTTTAGAACAAATAATAGAATTTTCTTTAAATAAAGATGAACCAGTTTATTTAGTAGGTTCCTCTCTTGGTGGTTTTTATGCACTTTATTTAGCAAATAAGTATGATTTAAAAGCAGTTTTAATAAATCCAGCTGTTAATCCATGGGGAACTTTACATAGATATGAAGGTGTTGAATTTGTAACAAATTATTATGATAATTCAAGATTTGAATTTACTAATGAACATATAAAATCTTTAAAGAATTATGAAGTGAATTTTTTAAAGAATCCAGAAAATTTTATTACTTTATTGCAAGAAGAAGATGAGGTTTTAGATTTTAATGAAGCTGCTTTAAAACTTGAAGAAACAGAACTTATAATAGAAGAGGGAGGAAGTCACTCTTTTGAGGGAATAGAGCGATATTTTAGAAAAATAAATAGTTTTTTTTATAATTAAAATTTATTCATATAATATTTTGGAATAATTGGATAAAATAAATACAATTATGATGTATTGAAAAATTAAGGAGAACTCTAAAAATGAATTCATTTAGAGTTATAGATACGAGATTTCGTATTTTAAAGGGTGGTAAAATAGGATTAAGTCTATCTATTTCTTTAATAGGTAGTGCCTTAGTTTTTGGAAGTGTAAATAGTTATGCTGTTGATTATTTTACTGATGTACAATCTACAGTTTCTGATTCTACAACAACTCCATTAGGAGGAACAAATCCTATTACAGTAGAAAAAGCTGTTAATGGTGGAAGTGTAAATACTACAAGAATTGAAAATGATACGAATCCTGTGGTTTTTAAACCCACTTCTTGGGCAAATAGTTCTTATACAGATCCAACATTTGCAGCAGCTGAAACTACTCCTACTGTTTATCCAGCTAGATATTATTTAGGAAAAGAAGATTTTGTCCCTTTAGAATTAAATTTAACTTTTGCTTCAGGAGCGAGTTCTGGAAGTATTTCAAAAAATAGTACAACTTTTTATAGTGCAAATATAACTCCTCCTGGTTATATTGCTGATAATCCTGGTATTCCAACACAAACTTTAACAACTGTAGTATCAAATAATTATAAAGCTAATTTAATTTTTGAGGGTTCAAATACTGTTTCAGGTTCAACAAATATAGAAGATGGAAACATAAAAATAGATGGAAGTATAGATTTCAATGGAACAGTTACAGCAGGTTCAATAGAAGTTGATACTACTGATACGGCAACTTTTGGAAGCAATGTTTCTTTATCTTCAGGAGCAGGAAATTTAAATTTTAGCCAAGATGGTAGTATTATTTTAAATTCAAATTTTTCTGGAAATATTACTAATACTAATTCAGGTGATGGAAATATTACAACTGTAGGAATAAATAATATAAATGGAAATATAGGGAATAGTTCAAACTTTTTAAATTCTTTAAGTGTAGGCGATTTAACTACAATTTCAACAACAACTGTAAATGGAGATGTGTTTGCAAATAGTACAGTATTGAATAATACAATAACAAATAGCTCAACATTGATACTTTCAAATGATAAAAATATAACTTCGACAATAACAACTTCACATGATAATAAGGGTATTTTAACTCTATCAGGTGGAACACAAACAGTAACGGGACAAATAGGTACAGATACTTTAAAATTAGCAGAAATAAACGCAGGAGCGAATGGTTCAGATTCAACATTTAATAGTGATGTGTTTGCAACAAATTTAGATGTAGAAGGAACAGGAAGAGTAAACCTAAATGGAGATTATAAAGGTACGTCAATAAGATATAACGCAGATGGAACAGTAGTATTAGCAGATGGAAGTGATGTAAATTCTTCAATAATAAATAACTCAGGAGTAGATAGTACAGGAACATTGACTTTAAATGGAAGCTCAACAGTAAGTGGAAATGTAGGAGCAGATGGAGCATCGTTAAAAGAGATAAACGCAGGAGCGACAGGTTCAAATTCAACATTTAATAGTGATGTGTTTGCAACAAATTTAGATGTAGAAGGAACAGGAAGAGTAAACCTAAATGGAGATTATAAAGGTACGTCAATAAGATATAACGCAGATGGAACAGTAGTATTAGCAGATGGAAGTGATGTAAACTCAGCAATAACAACTGGAACAACAAATACAGGAACATTGACTTTAAATGGAAGCTCAACAGTAAGTGGAAATGTAGGAGCAGATGGAGCATCGTTAAAAGAGATAAACGCAGGAGCGACAGGTTCAAATTCAACATTTAATAGTGATGTGTTTGCAACAACTACAAATGTAGGAGCAGGAGAGATTAAATTTGAAGGTAATTTAACTGGAAATATAGATGCAATAACTTCGAATCAAGGAACTATAACTTTTGTAGGTGATAATAGTGGAAAAGCGCAATTAGTTACAGGAAATATAGGAATTTTTGGTGATTCAATAAATGTTTTAAATATAGGAGAATCAGGAAGTTTAATAAACTATTCAACAACAACTGTAAATGGAGATGTGTTTGCAAATAGTACAGTATTGAATAATACAATAACAAATAGCTCAACATTGATACTTTCAAATGATAAAAATATAACTTCGACAATAACAACTTCACATGATAATAAGGGTATTTTAACTCTATCAGGTGGAACACAAACAGTAACGGGACAAATAGGTACAGATACTTTAAAATTAGCAGAAATAAACGCAGGAGCTAATGGTTCAGATTCAACATTTAGTAGTGATGTGTTTGCAACAAATTTAGATGTAGAAGGAACAGGAAGAGTAAACCTAAATGGAGATTATAAAGGTACGTCAATAAGATATAACGCAGATGGAACAGTAGTATTAGCAGATAATAAAAATATAGACTCTTCAATAATAAATAATAGTAGTACAACACCAACAGGAACATTGACATTAGAAGGAAGTTCAATAGTAAGTGGAACAGTAGGTACAGATGTAAATAGATTGAAAGAGATAAACGCAGGAGCGAATGGTTCAGATTCAACATTTAATAGTGATGTGTTTGCAACAAATTTAGATGTAGAAGGAACAGGAAGAGTAAACCTAAATGGAGATTATAAAGGTACGTCAATAAGATATAACGCAGATGGAACAGTAGTATTAGCAGATGGAAGTGATGTAAATTCTTCAATAATAAATAACTCAGGAGTAGATAGTACAGGAACATTGACTTTAAATGGAAGCTCAACAGTAAGTGGAAATGTAGGAGCAGATGGAGCATCGTTAAAAGAGATAAACGCAGGAGCGACAGGTTCAAATTCAACATTTAATAGTGATGTGTTTGCAACAAATTTAGATGTAGAAGGAACAGGAAGAGTAAACCTAAATGGAGATTATAAAGGTACGTCAATAAGATATAACGCAGATGGAACAGTAGTATTAGCAGATGGAAGTGATGTAAACTCAGCAATAACAACTGGAACAACAAATACAGGAACATTGACTTTAAATGGAAGCTCAACAGTAAGTGGAAATGTAGGAGCAGATGGAGCATCGTTAAAAGAGATAAACGCAGGAGCGACAGGTTCAAATTCAACATTTAATAGTGATGTGTTTGCAACAACTACAAATGTAGGAGCAGGAGAGATTAAATTTGAAGGTAATTTAACTGGAAATATAGATGCAATAACTTCGAATCAAGGAACTATAACTTTTGTAGGTGATAATAGTGGAAAAGCGCAATTAGTCACAGGAAATATAGGAATTTTTGGTGATTCAATAAATGTTTTAAATATAGGAGAATCAGGAAGTTTAATAAACTATTCAACAACAACTGTAAATGGAGATGTGTTTGCAAATAGTACAGTATTGAATAATACAATAACAAATAGCTCAACATTGATACTTTCAAATGATAAAAATATAACTTCGACAATAACAACTTCACATGATAATAAGGGTATTTTAACTCTATCAGGTGGAACACAAACAGTAACGGGACAAATAGGTACAGATACTTTAAAATTAGCAGAAATAAACGCAGGAGCTAATGGTTCAGATTCAACATTTAGTAGTGATGTGTTTGCAACAAATTTAGATGTAGAAGGAACAGGAAGAGTAAACCTAAATGGAGATTATAAAGGTACGTCAATAAGATATAACGCAGATGGAACAGTAGTATTAGCAGATAATAAAAATATAGACTCTTCAATAATAAATAGTAGTAGTACAACACCAACAGGAACATTGACTTTAAATGGAAGCTCAATAGTAAGTGGAACAGTAGGTACAGATGCAAATAGATTGAAAGAGATAAACGCAGGAGCGACAGGTTCAGATTCAACATTTAGTAGTGATGTGTTTGCAACAACTACAAATATCACTTCTGGAGTAGTTAATTTTAATACTATATCAGGGACAACAACTACAAATATAGTATTTAGTGGAAATGGAACGGCAAATTTAAATCAAGGCTTAACTGGAAATATTTATTTTGCAGGTAATGATGCAAATATAAATGTATCTGATGGAAAAGGGATATTAGGTTCAGTTGAAACTTTAGCAAATAATACAGGAATTTTAAATTTTAAAGGTGATGGTGTTATTAATGGAATCATTGGAAGTGCTGATTTTGCAATAAAAGAACTTAATGTAAATAGTGAAAATGAGCAAGATAAAGATGGAAATGGAACAGTTATAACTCAAGGATTATTAGCACATAGAGAAATTTTTGCTGAGATTATAAATCTTAGAAATAATGCAACTTTAACATTAGCAAATAATGCAAATATAACAAAAACATCAACGGGATTAGTTATTTCAACTGATAGTGCAAATAGTGGTAATGTAGTCTTTTTAGGAAGTTCAACAGTAACAGGAGAAGTTGGAACAAACAGTAATAACTTAGAAAGTATAACAGCTGGTGCAAATAATCACACAGTTACTTTTAATGATATGGTTTATGCTTCAATAATAAATTATTCTGATGATGGAAAAGTTGTTTTAAATGGAGATAATAGTTTAAATTCAAATGCTGAAGGTTTTAAAGGAACTGTAAATTTTAACTCTAAATCAGGAACACTTGAAATTGGAGATGATGTAAATATTACTACAGGAGCAACAGAAATTCAATTTACAAATGCCAAAAATGCAACCCTTGCATTTAATGGAACTTCAATTATAAAAGGAAGTTTAGGAAGTGAAAATGGGACAAATGATACTTTTAAAACTATAAATGCAGGTGCATTAAATGAAACAGTTAAATTTGAAGATAATATTTATGTAATGGATAGTTTAAATCTTTCTTCAAATGGTAAAGTACAAATTGTAGATGAAAATTATGTAAAAAGAAATTCAAATTCAGCTACAACAGGAGCTATTATTACTACATCAACAGATGGTTTTGGTGATTTAGAATATTTAGGAACGACTATTTTGTATGATGATATAGGAACTTCATCAAAAAAACTTAATAATGTTACTTTTGCTTCAACTGGAGATGCTTCAAATATTTATAATCAAGATATAGATAAAAATGTATATGCTTTGAATACAACTATTGGAAATAGTTCTAATAAAACAACATTAAATATTAAAGAAGATATAACATTTGGTGGAAATTTAAATCTTAGAAAAGATTCTGTTTTAAATGTTAGTGATTATAATGTCACTGTAGCTAATAATTTAGATATAGCATCAAATTCAACTTTAAACTTTAAAGTTTATACAACAGATATAAGTGCCGGTCAAGCTGTTGAAAATGGAAACTCAGGAAGTATAACAGCTCAAAGTTTAAATATGGCAAATGATGCAAAAATTCATATTGATTATGATGGAACTTGGGAAGGTGCTGGAAAATATAACTTGATTAAAGCTTCTTCTATAACTACAGATTATTATGGAACAGAAAAAAATGGTTTAGTTAGTGATAATAGTATTATAGATTCAATTGTTACAAAAGATGGAACAAATCTTACTTTATTTGCGGATAGAACAAGTGGAGGGTCATTTAATCCTGAAGATTTATATATAGAAAAATCTGAAATAGGAAAAGATTATTCAAATGGTGCTTCTCAATCACTTGCAGGATATGCAAATGAAAAAAACAGAGAAGGTGCTTTAGCTGATATTATTCGTGAAATGGAATATTTTGATGGTGGAACAAATTTAAGTGAAGCTAAAAAGCAAGAGATGATAAAAATGCAAAGATTATTAACTCCTACTGCTAATAATTCAAATATACAAAGTACAATAACAGCAACAAACTTATCAGCATCTACAATTAAAGGAAGATTATCAGATATAAGAGTTACTCAAGAAAATAACTTTACACCAAATACTTATGATTATTTAGGATTATCTTCAGGAGATTATTATACTTTTGATACTTCTTTTTGGCTAAAAGCAATGGCTTCAAAAGCTACACAAGATAGAATAAAAGAGTATGATGGTTTTGATACTTCAACTTATGGTTTTGTTGGTGGAATGGATAAAATTACAAATGATGGAACTATTTTTGGAGTAGCACTTTCATATTCTACTACAAAAACTAAACAAGATGGTTTAAGAACAGATGATTCAGATACTACAAGTGTTCAAGCTACGCTTTATTCATCTCAAGAGATAGGAGATGCTTATGTTGATGGATATTTATCTTATGGTAAGCATAAAACAGATGCTACAAGAACAGCAAATTCAGGAAAATTAAATTCAAGTGTAAATTCGGACCAAATTTCAGCAAAAGTTGAGACAGGCTATAAAATACCATTAAATGATGGGATTTCTTTAACTCCGTTTGCTTCTTTAGAGTATAGTTTATTAAATCAAAAAGGTTATACTGAAAAAGGTTCAACTTATCAAAATGATGCTTTAAAAGTTGATAGTATAAAACTAAACAGAGGAACTGCTGAATTAGGGGCAAAACTTGTAACAAATATAGAGTTTGATGATACATTAATAATTCCTCAATTCTCTGCAAGTGTTTACAACTCATTTGGAGATAATAAACCTGATGTTAAAGCCCAGTTTGTTGGTGGTGGAAATAAGTTTGTAACACCGGTTCCTGATATGAATGATACAATGTTTAATTTAGGTTTAGGAGTTGAAACTAAAATTTCAGACTCTACAAGTTTAATATTCGATGTAGATTATGACAGAAGTAAAGATGGAAAATTTGAAGCTTATTCAGGTAGCGTAACTTTTGGAGTTAGTTTTTAATATAAAAGGAAAAAAATAATGTATAAAGTAGTTTGTAGTGGTTTAATAAGTCTATTTATTAGCATGAATTTAAATGCTAATGAGATTTCTTCATATTCATTAATGAAGTATAAAGCTGATTTTTCAAAGCAGAATCAACAATCAAAAGATGCATTAATAAAAGAGTATTTAAAACTGAAAAATCTAGCACAAGTTTTAGAAGCAAGTGTAATGAAAGATGATGTTGATTTAGAAGTTGCAAAAAATATGTTAATAGTTGATATTTGGACAAATAAATTTTTACAAAGTTATAAACCTACAACAAATGAATTAAATGAACTTTATAAAATAGAAAAACCAAGAACAGTAGCTAAATATGAATTAAGAAATATTTTGGTTTCTTATGAAAATAATGCGGATAGAATAATTGGTATGTTAAATGAAATAAAAAACAAAACAGAAAAAAAAGATAGTTTTATTAAATATGTAAGATCAGTTTCAAATGATGTTGCAACAAAACAAAATAATGGTTTAACTCCTTTAGTTGATGAAAATAAATTAAGTTTACAAATAAAAGAGGCATTAAAAGGTAAAAAAGAGGGTGATATTGTAAAAGTTAATCTTAAAGATGTGGGAACTCAAATTTTATATATTGAAAAATATATCCCTGAAAAAAAAGCTACTTTTGAAGAAGCAAAAGATGCTTTAATAGATCTTGCAAAAAGAAAAGCTGTTGCAAAAGAGATGGAGTTATTGTTAAAATAACCTTATGAAATATTTAATATTTGTTTTTCTTTCATTATTTTTTATTTCATGTACAAAAAATATACCAACACCAAGTGAGAGAAAAAACTTAGTTTTAATATCATCAAAAGAGAAAGGTTTTGAACAAGTTAATATCCAAACTTCATATTTTTCTATTTTTTCTCTTCAAAAAAAAGATATTACTTGTAAGAATAAGAGTTTGCATGTTTATATAGAAGGTGATGGACTAGCATGGATAAATAGAAGAACTATTTCAAGTGATCCAACTCCTATAAATTCTACAATATTAAAAATTATAAATGAAGATGAAAATGAGTGTAAAATATATTTAGCTCGTCCTTGTCAGTATCTTAATTTTGGTATTTGTGAAAAAAAATATTGGACAAGTCATAGATTTAGTCCAGAAGTATTAAAAAGTTTTGATGAGAGTTTGGATATTTTAAAAAACAGGTATGAAAATAGTGATTTTACTCTAATAGGTCATTCAGGTGGTGGAGCAATAGTTACTTTATTAGGTGCTAAAAGAGATGATATAAAAAGATTAATAACTATAGCAGGAAATTTAGATATACAAAAATGGACAACTT
Coding sequences:
- a CDS encoding Fur family transcriptional regulator, coding for MTNYTNLLKEYDLKVTPQRVAIVEELYNNGHMNIDDLYKKLLSKFPSISLATIYKNINAMVEKVFLSEVKLPNSKSVYELVKVEHAHLVCSSCGHIEDIMLDASSILEEASKITSFKIDSTNIVLSGICPKCSK
- a CDS encoding calcium/sodium antiporter, with protein sequence MDLIIFTIAMAGLIYGADFVIKESERIALHFNISSFVIGATLVAVGTSLPEMAVSMSASAKGSADIAVANVIGSTIFNISLVLGLVFLLAKKINPHRDLFAKDSAWSLFPILIFILMGIDGKLSMFDGILFLLLMGAYLMFLINSNSLEEDIDEDLKKEKFNWLKTGVLLLIGFIFVIVGANFAIDSAGNIARSFGISEWIIGLFLVAFGTSLPELTISIKSAINNNADLAIGNIIGSNVANFTMVLGLSAIINPLNIDFSSNYFDIAAAFIATLMLVFITANKLYNKSAGIALLIVLGLVIQNSLV
- the ybeY gene encoding rRNA maturation RNase YbeY — its product is MIDLDNETEFEIDILGLEKIVNSLTQKDIELLVVKNDEIQELNKEHRNIDKATDVLSFPLEYDFDNMPLGSIVISTDFVEEKAKEYGHSFDEEFSLLFIHGLLHLLGYDHEVDNGEHRNKEEELIKKFNLPDSLIVRNS
- a CDS encoding thioesterase family protein, which gives rise to MSLEIGTKASIDYKVQSKDLAANLQISKEDAFPEVFATARMVALMECSAAKMMLPLLKEGELSVGVEVNIKHLAPTLEEDIAISTATFVGMEGKLYKFEIEVVDSGGIIGNGTHTRAIVTNERLMSGAKKRVGK
- the radA gene encoding DNA repair protein RadA; translation: MAKKKISLFECQHCGEQSTKWLGKCPNCGSWDSFIELNQEQQEVLKHSSKIINTSSKAKPITQIVQDDVTRFSSFNDEFDLVLGGGIVPGSLTLIGGSPGVGKSTLLLKVAGSISKSGKKVLYVSGEESAGQIKLRANRLEANHDELFLLSEIKLEEIQDELLRQNYEVVIIDSIQTIYSSNLTSAPGSVSQVREITFELMRKAKESNIAMFIIGHITKDGSIAGPRVLEHMVDTVLYFEGEASRELRMLRGFKNRFGSTSEIGIFEMTAEGLISAKDIASKFFDKSKAQSGSALTVVMEGSRAIILEVQALVTESTYPNPKRSATGFDANRLTMLLALLEKKIDLPLNNYDVFINISGGIKIKESSADLAVIAAIISSFRDRPISKESAFIGEVSLTGEIKDVYSIDLRLKEAQAQGMKKAVIAQKTNLKLDIKTFAVDEVSKMIELF
- a CDS encoding ribonuclease HI, which encodes MKKIKLFTDSSVNPQKKIGFGSFLLLEEKNISFEEMKKNIKIKKFENTSSTKLELQTLLWALDELDDKNIIIEVYTDCQNIIGLQDRREKLEKNNFHSSSGKLMNNHELYKEFFEKVDKLNISFFKVKGHKKNSLKDKIDDIFNLVDKACRNALREDIAYLK
- a CDS encoding lipid A deacylase LpxR family protein; this encodes MKLFPKIIFTSFLALNLNAEVFSVFIENDVINGEDKHYTNGVYFSYLTNKDTNDSSKYNNSFFDLISKIPTFNNDTKYQTLGMTYSHLAFTPDNLDKKEKIIGDLPYAGVATLDFILYKWEEDFFHKYVITLGAVGGSTNTDNFQKSFHNAIGGKEPKGWNNQLKDDFLYNFSYDYGYKAFKYDFSYGKMDLTNNFKIDVGNYNRALMFGSMIRYGNNYPNNFNTVGKFLGVNENKLLNLDSKPNKNLGWSLSYGLAYSYTDYFYVSNYDKSYQLDKLKDTIVQVVSLDTYLENFVLSLSFKNSKFVRINGKSERENWGGINIAYLF
- a CDS encoding YqiA/YcfP family alpha/beta fold hydrolase, with amino-acid sequence MIIYIHGFASSGFGSKPQKFKEYFEDEIITISLSTIPNLAIDTLEQIIEFSLNKDEPVYLVGSSLGGFYALYLANKYDLKAVLINPAVNPWGTLHRYEGVEFVTNYYDNSRFEFTNEHIKSLKNYEVNFLKNPENFITLLQEEDEVLDFNEAALKLEETELIIEEGGSHSFEGIERYFRKINSFFYN